In Cryptosporangium minutisporangium, one DNA window encodes the following:
- a CDS encoding RDD family protein encodes MSARAADQQRLIIGEAVEVELPVARLATRAVAIGIDAFIQIMLYILLSTLLGAVAVQANFAVASTLSVLVLVFTFVVWPVSFETLSRGRSPGKFALGLRVVRDDGGPIRFRHALTRGLIGVAIEWPGLFLPPLTWIFGSSCILFSARGKRLGDLAAGTIVLVERLPDLSRQHPISMPPELARWARDLDLTGIDDSLAMTLRQFLTRAPRMRAEARTSLGRRLADEVLRSTTPPPPPGTPGWAYLNAVLAERRRREAERLAARRAVVALGAPALPTPVPGPDGSWKPS; translated from the coding sequence GTGAGCGCGCGGGCAGCGGATCAGCAGCGGCTGATCATCGGGGAGGCCGTCGAGGTCGAACTGCCGGTAGCCCGGCTCGCCACCCGGGCGGTCGCGATCGGCATCGACGCGTTCATCCAGATCATGCTGTACATCCTGCTCAGCACCCTGCTCGGCGCGGTCGCGGTGCAAGCCAACTTCGCGGTCGCGAGCACGCTCTCGGTGCTCGTGCTGGTGTTCACGTTCGTGGTCTGGCCGGTCAGCTTCGAGACGCTGAGCCGCGGCCGGAGTCCGGGAAAATTCGCGCTCGGACTGCGGGTGGTCCGCGACGACGGCGGCCCGATCCGGTTCCGGCACGCGTTGACCCGTGGGCTGATCGGCGTCGCGATCGAGTGGCCCGGCCTGTTCCTGCCGCCGCTGACCTGGATCTTCGGCTCCAGCTGCATCCTGTTCTCGGCCAGGGGAAAGCGGCTGGGTGACCTCGCAGCAGGCACGATCGTCCTGGTCGAGCGCCTGCCGGACCTGAGCCGCCAGCACCCGATCTCCATGCCGCCGGAACTCGCACGCTGGGCTCGCGACCTCGACCTGACCGGCATCGACGACTCCCTCGCGATGACGCTGCGCCAGTTCCTCACCCGCGCACCGCGCATGCGCGCCGAAGCGCGGACGTCGCTCGGGCGGCGGCTCGCCGACGAGGTGCTCCGCAGCACGACACCGCCTCCCCCGCCGGGCACGCCCGGCTGGGCCTACCTGAACGCGGTGCTCGCCGAGCGTCGGCGCCGGGAGGCCGAGCGGCTGGCCGCACGACGGGCGGTGGTGGCCCTCGGCGCACCGGCGCTGCCGACGCCCGTCCCCGGTCCAGACGGGTCCTGGAAGCCCTCTTAA
- a CDS encoding hemolysin family protein has protein sequence MIAAVFVAAVVFLAANAVFVAAEFSLTSLDRPRVQRLADRGSERDARVLAALRTLSFQLSGCQLGITVSSLVLGYLAEPSIGRLLHPAFEAAGLSAGVAKTASYLAALILATAVQTVFGELVPKNAAVSEPLGTARLVAPILRAFSAACKPLILALNGSANWVIRKLGIEPQDELGAGRSRAELRSVVSASVEHGALAPGTARLVRRSLAFDDRTVADVLTPRTKVCALADHSTVADLAAECRRTGFSRFPVFEHQLDNVLGVVHVKSVFRYRDEDRARTPIREVIEPFGVVPETLELDEALGQLRAEPLQMAAVIDEYGGLAGVVTLEDLIEELVGEVRDEHDRPPEPDVVKLGNDVWRVSGLLRDDAAATRICFNVPSGPYETLAGLFLDRAGKVPEVGDAVTVEDAIDPATWELTVEAMDAHRIASIRLVRTEHEPREG, from the coding sequence GTGATCGCGGCCGTCTTCGTCGCGGCAGTGGTCTTCCTCGCTGCGAACGCAGTTTTCGTGGCGGCGGAGTTCTCGCTCACCAGCCTCGACCGGCCCCGGGTGCAGCGTCTGGCGGATCGGGGCAGCGAGCGGGACGCGCGGGTCCTCGCCGCGCTTCGGACGCTGTCCTTCCAGCTCTCCGGCTGCCAGCTGGGCATCACGGTCTCGTCGCTGGTGCTCGGGTACCTCGCCGAACCCTCGATCGGACGTCTGCTCCACCCGGCGTTCGAGGCGGCCGGCCTGTCGGCCGGTGTCGCCAAGACCGCGTCCTATCTGGCGGCGCTCATCCTGGCGACGGCCGTGCAGACGGTCTTCGGTGAGTTGGTCCCGAAGAACGCGGCGGTCTCCGAGCCGCTGGGCACCGCCCGGCTCGTCGCGCCGATACTGCGGGCCTTCAGCGCCGCCTGCAAGCCGCTGATCCTGGCCCTGAACGGCTCGGCCAACTGGGTGATCCGCAAGCTGGGCATCGAGCCGCAGGACGAGCTGGGCGCCGGCCGGTCCCGCGCCGAGCTCCGGAGCGTGGTCAGCGCGTCGGTCGAGCACGGTGCGCTGGCCCCCGGGACCGCCCGGCTGGTGCGTCGCTCGTTGGCGTTCGACGACCGGACCGTCGCCGACGTGCTGACGCCGCGGACCAAGGTGTGCGCACTGGCCGATCACAGTACGGTCGCCGACCTGGCCGCCGAGTGCCGCCGAACCGGCTTCTCCCGGTTCCCGGTCTTCGAGCACCAGCTGGACAACGTCCTCGGCGTCGTCCACGTGAAGTCTGTCTTCCGCTACCGGGACGAGGACCGTGCCCGCACGCCGATCCGGGAGGTGATCGAGCCGTTCGGTGTCGTTCCGGAGACCTTGGAGCTGGACGAGGCGCTCGGCCAGCTCCGGGCGGAGCCGCTGCAGATGGCCGCGGTCATCGACGAGTACGGCGGGCTGGCCGGCGTGGTCACGCTGGAGGACCTGATCGAGGAACTCGTCGGCGAGGTCCGGGACGAACACGACCGTCCACCTGAGCCGGACGTCGTCAAGCTCGGCAACGACGTCTGGCGGGTGTCCGGCCTGCTGCGGGACGACGCGGCGGCGACGCGCATCTGTTTCAACGTCCCGTCCGGGCCGTACGAGACGCTGGCCGGCCTGTTCCTCGACCGGGCGGGCAAGGTGCCCGAGGTCGGCGACGCGGTCACGGTGGAGGACGCGATCGACCCCGCGACCTGGGAGCTGACGGTCGAGGCGATGGACGCCCACCGGATCGCGTCGATCCGCTTGGTGCGCACCGAGCACGAGCCGAGGGAGGGCTGA
- a CDS encoding aminoglycoside phosphotransferase family protein — translation MRSGVERMLGARVVEASSVPLGLTPGLASRLVLDDGRRVFVKAAGVHRGASTVEKLRREGRVMDALPPEVPAPRLLGTYDDGRWAAVACADVDGRPPTTPWTRPELDRVLAALTECAAATTPSPLPGPSFVLDWAGDLTGWRQLPLRPSAEAELRAVLPEDTHWVTRDLERLGRLEAGWSVGANGNTLLHGDMRADNIVLTDDHVWFVDWPSACVGAPWLDLLFLLPGVVATGADFDLEEIVRTHPLTRDVAPETITATLAALAGFLVTVGLEPPPWYAPEVRSYQLAEAAAAIRWLARRG, via the coding sequence GTGCGCAGCGGCGTCGAACGGATGCTCGGTGCCCGGGTCGTGGAGGCGAGCAGCGTGCCGCTGGGGCTCACTCCGGGGCTGGCGTCCCGGCTCGTGCTGGACGACGGGCGACGCGTGTTCGTCAAGGCAGCGGGAGTCCATCGCGGTGCCTCGACGGTGGAGAAGCTGCGCCGCGAAGGGCGGGTGATGGACGCGCTGCCGCCGGAGGTGCCGGCGCCCCGGCTGCTCGGCACCTACGACGACGGACGGTGGGCCGCGGTGGCGTGCGCCGACGTCGACGGCCGTCCGCCCACGACGCCCTGGACGCGACCGGAGCTCGACCGGGTGCTGGCCGCCCTCACCGAGTGCGCGGCGGCGACGACGCCGAGCCCGCTGCCGGGGCCGAGTTTTGTGCTCGACTGGGCCGGCGACCTGACCGGCTGGCGGCAACTCCCCCTCCGCCCGTCGGCGGAGGCGGAGCTGCGAGCCGTGCTGCCGGAGGACACCCACTGGGTGACGCGCGACCTCGAACGGCTGGGGCGGCTGGAGGCCGGTTGGTCGGTGGGCGCCAACGGGAACACGCTGCTCCACGGCGACATGCGCGCCGACAACATCGTGCTCACCGACGACCACGTCTGGTTCGTCGACTGGCCGTCGGCCTGCGTCGGTGCGCCCTGGCTCGACCTGCTGTTCCTGCTGCCCGGCGTGGTGGCGACCGGGGCCGATTTTGATCTCGAGGAGATCGTCCGCACCCATCCCCTGACCAGGGACGTCGCGCCGGAGACGATCACCGCGACGCTGGCGGCGCTCGCCGGGTTCCTGGTGACGGTCGGCCTCGAACCGCCCCCGTGGTACGCGCCGGAGGTCCGGTCGTATCAGCTCGCCGAGGCTGCTGCGGCGATTCGCTGGCTGGCGCGCCGCGGCTGA
- the efeO gene encoding iron uptake system protein EfeO, with the protein MRTSRPSTVLVLALAGVTLLGAAGCGSNDDESGDASGGPISVAATDTSCKVGKTKLDAGTSTFEIKNTGTKVTEFYVYAEGDRIMGEVENIGPGLSRKLIVELPAGAYEGACKPGMRGDGIRTALEVTGASQSLSTDDKLAAATQSYQRYVKSQTGALITKTTEFVNAVKANDIEKAKALFPVSRTYWERIEPVAESFGDLDPKIDARENDVEPGTEWTGFHRIEKDLWITKDVSKDGALADKLLADVQEVVDKANTVQLSPLQLANGAKELLDEVATGKITGEEDRYSHTDLWDFQANVEGSEAAIAALRPTLVERNPELVKKLDAQFAAVQKLLDAQATDDGFKLYTELTKAEIKQFATAVDALSEPLSQVAAVVAQK; encoded by the coding sequence ATGCGGACTTCCAGACCCTCCACCGTGCTCGTCCTGGCGCTCGCGGGCGTCACGCTGCTCGGCGCGGCCGGATGCGGCTCCAACGACGACGAGTCGGGCGACGCGTCCGGCGGTCCGATCTCGGTGGCCGCCACCGACACGTCGTGCAAGGTCGGTAAGACCAAGCTCGACGCCGGGACCAGCACGTTCGAGATCAAGAACACCGGCACGAAGGTCACCGAGTTCTACGTGTACGCCGAAGGCGACCGCATCATGGGTGAGGTCGAGAACATCGGCCCCGGCCTGTCGCGGAAGCTGATCGTCGAGCTGCCGGCCGGTGCGTACGAAGGCGCGTGCAAGCCGGGGATGCGGGGCGACGGGATCCGTACCGCGCTCGAGGTCACCGGCGCGAGCCAGTCGCTCTCCACCGACGACAAGCTCGCCGCGGCCACCCAGAGCTACCAGCGCTACGTGAAGAGCCAGACCGGCGCGCTGATCACCAAGACCACCGAGTTCGTGAACGCGGTCAAGGCCAACGACATCGAGAAGGCGAAGGCGCTGTTCCCGGTCTCACGGACGTACTGGGAGCGGATCGAGCCGGTCGCGGAGAGCTTCGGCGACCTCGACCCGAAGATCGACGCCCGGGAGAACGACGTCGAGCCGGGGACGGAGTGGACCGGGTTCCACCGGATCGAGAAGGACCTCTGGATCACCAAGGACGTCTCCAAGGACGGCGCGCTCGCCGACAAGTTGCTGGCGGACGTCCAGGAGGTCGTCGACAAGGCCAACACCGTGCAGCTCTCGCCGCTGCAGCTGGCCAACGGCGCCAAGGAACTGCTCGACGAGGTCGCGACCGGGAAGATCACCGGCGAGGAGGACCGCTACTCGCACACCGACCTCTGGGACTTCCAGGCGAACGTGGAGGGTTCCGAGGCGGCGATCGCCGCGCTGCGTCCGACGCTGGTCGAGCGGAACCCCGAGCTGGTGAAGAAGCTCGACGCTCAGTTCGCCGCCGTGCAGAAGCTGCTCGACGCGCAGGCGACCGACGACGGCTTCAAGCTGTACACCGAGCTCACCAAGGCCGAGATCAAGCAGTTCGCCACGGCGGTCGACGCGTTGAGCGAGCCGCTGAGCCAGGTCGCGGCGGTCGTCGCGCAGAAGTGA
- a CDS encoding hemolysin family protein yields the protein MDLGFILLACVLLLGNAFFVGAEFALVTSRRDQLEPRAAQGSRAARTALYGVEHLSLMLAGAQLGISLCSLGLGAVGEPAVAHLIEKPLELVHVPEGLLHPIAFAVALSIVSYLHLVLGELVPKNISLAGPVRAALLLGPPMVTWCRITKPVVVSLNAVANGVLRLCGITPRDELNTVYTGEEMTELVAESRAEGFLDVEAEQRLTRALSSEARTAGDVALAGEQLQVVPDGTTVREVERLVASSGYSRFPVRGSSDDGFLGYVHAKDLLDARPDELDGALPARLIRTMPDVEHEAPLADAVEVLRRSGAHLGLVSFNGNGDAGRVAVVALEDLLEELVGQLNETPPVADRDDPDPAPVAGNNRAATD from the coding sequence ATGGACCTCGGCTTCATACTGTTGGCGTGCGTGCTGCTGCTGGGCAACGCGTTCTTCGTCGGCGCCGAGTTCGCGCTGGTCACGAGCCGGCGGGATCAGCTGGAACCGCGGGCCGCCCAGGGTTCGCGCGCCGCACGGACCGCGCTCTACGGCGTCGAGCACCTCTCGCTGATGCTGGCCGGAGCACAGCTGGGGATCTCGCTCTGCTCGCTGGGGCTCGGCGCGGTCGGTGAGCCGGCGGTCGCCCACCTGATCGAGAAGCCGCTGGAGCTGGTCCACGTCCCCGAAGGGCTGTTGCACCCGATCGCGTTCGCGGTCGCGCTCTCGATCGTCTCCTATCTGCACCTGGTGCTCGGTGAGCTGGTGCCGAAGAACATCTCGCTGGCGGGTCCGGTGCGCGCAGCGCTGCTCCTCGGCCCGCCGATGGTCACCTGGTGCCGGATCACCAAGCCGGTCGTGGTGAGCCTCAACGCGGTCGCGAACGGCGTCCTGAGGCTGTGCGGCATCACGCCGCGGGACGAACTGAACACCGTCTACACCGGCGAGGAGATGACCGAGTTGGTCGCGGAGTCGCGCGCCGAGGGCTTCCTGGACGTGGAGGCCGAGCAGCGGCTGACCCGGGCACTCTCCAGCGAGGCGCGGACCGCCGGCGACGTGGCGCTGGCGGGGGAGCAACTGCAGGTCGTCCCGGACGGCACCACCGTACGGGAGGTGGAACGGCTGGTCGCCTCGTCCGGGTACTCACGGTTCCCGGTCCGGGGGTCGTCCGACGACGGCTTCCTCGGGTACGTCCACGCGAAGGACCTGCTGGACGCCCGCCCGGACGAGCTCGACGGGGCGTTGCCCGCCCGTCTGATCCGCACGATGCCGGACGTGGAGCACGAGGCGCCTCTCGCCGATGCGGTCGAGGTCCTGCGGCGGAGCGGAGCGCACCTGGGGCTGGTGTCCTTCAACGGCAATGGGGATGCCGGCCGAGTGGCCGTCGTCGCGCTGGAGGACCTGCTCGAGGAGCTGGTGGGGCAGCTCAACGAGACGCCGCCGGTCGCGGACCGCGACGACCCGGACCCGGCGCCCGTCGCGGGCAACAACCGGGCTGCGACCGATTAG
- a CDS encoding DUF4253 domain-containing protein — MAAVSSFSDRGGNPQDVFVRLGVALPGLDLLFRTGTGVPVWSYPVDAGEGFDHWLRLRRLHERTGLYPFLVGPGDETADLAYMAENDCDPTAVERGLVLDGARRLAELAAAQDTMSVEDVFQNPDLDVQPSPEPEFVWDKQETLVALIPARAGYEVPGLLTWQGAVNCDVEPADHVAILKRWHDLYGAQLVTLSFDMLELLVPTPPMDPRAAAETAVEQYAYCPDAVDQGVGSLAALAAGQVRSPSWYFWWD, encoded by the coding sequence GTGGCCGCTGTCAGTTCGTTCTCCGATCGAGGGGGCAACCCGCAGGACGTCTTCGTCCGGCTCGGCGTCGCGCTCCCCGGACTCGACCTGCTCTTCCGCACTGGCACCGGGGTGCCGGTGTGGTCGTACCCAGTCGACGCCGGCGAAGGGTTCGACCACTGGCTGCGCCTGCGCCGGCTGCACGAGCGCACCGGGCTGTACCCGTTCCTGGTCGGGCCGGGTGACGAGACCGCCGACCTCGCGTACATGGCCGAGAACGACTGCGACCCGACCGCCGTCGAGCGGGGCCTGGTCCTCGACGGCGCCCGCCGGCTCGCCGAACTGGCCGCGGCGCAGGACACGATGTCCGTCGAAGACGTGTTCCAGAACCCGGACCTCGACGTCCAGCCCAGCCCGGAGCCCGAGTTCGTCTGGGACAAGCAGGAGACGCTGGTCGCGCTGATCCCCGCCCGGGCGGGTTACGAGGTGCCGGGCCTGCTGACCTGGCAGGGCGCGGTCAACTGCGACGTCGAGCCCGCGGACCACGTCGCGATCCTCAAGCGGTGGCACGACCTGTACGGCGCGCAGCTGGTGACGCTCTCGTTCGACATGCTGGAGCTGCTGGTGCCGACGCCGCCGATGGACCCCCGGGCGGCCGCGGAGACGGCGGTCGAGCAGTACGCGTACTGCCCCGACGCGGTCGACCAGGGCGTGGGCTCCTTAGCCGCACTCGCGGCGGGCCAGGTCCGCAGCCCTAGCTGGTACTTCTGGTGGGACTGA
- the ggh gene encoding glucosylglycerate hydrolase — protein sequence MVRRAFRRTYDVTDLAMGAADVLRSNDIGTMVTAAPALYPHMWSWDAAFISIGLAHLGVDRAGQEIRTLLAAQWADGMIPHIVYGDRGGYFPGPGRWGTAELSASAPQAPLTSGICQPPVHAIAVGRILEVARRGSAEDRAAGEQLVRDSWDALYRWHAWLSQYRDPDGTGLIAVVHGWESGMDNSPRWDQPYTAVVPGPDLPPYVRLDRELVRDGAERPTDLEYDRYLWLIEEMRRASYDPVKVYDTCSFLVADVFVSAIFAVASDVLADLGEEFGQPAAHVAELRTWAARSRAAVAASCHPETGLARDFDRRTGQWIDVETLAGFAPLICGGLDADAERALLATLHGPRWAGHPELVAKVPPTVSPDSAGFKSREYWRGPQWPVVSWLFGWAHARHGHTAAAATLRTETLKLVGDGAFSEYYEPVTGEALGSRMQSWTAAVILDWCTAR from the coding sequence ATCGTCCGCCGGGCGTTCCGCCGAACCTACGACGTCACCGACCTCGCGATGGGCGCCGCCGACGTGCTGCGGTCCAACGACATCGGCACGATGGTCACCGCTGCGCCTGCGCTCTACCCGCACATGTGGAGCTGGGACGCCGCGTTCATCTCGATCGGCCTCGCCCACCTCGGTGTCGATCGGGCCGGGCAGGAGATCCGGACGCTGCTGGCGGCCCAGTGGGCGGACGGCATGATCCCGCACATCGTCTACGGCGACCGGGGCGGCTACTTCCCGGGGCCCGGTCGGTGGGGCACCGCCGAGCTGTCCGCGTCCGCCCCGCAGGCACCGTTGACGTCCGGCATCTGCCAGCCGCCGGTGCACGCGATCGCGGTCGGTCGGATCCTCGAGGTGGCGCGCCGTGGGAGCGCGGAAGACCGGGCCGCGGGGGAGCAGCTGGTCCGGGACTCCTGGGACGCGCTCTACCGCTGGCACGCCTGGCTGTCGCAGTACCGCGACCCGGACGGCACCGGACTGATCGCCGTCGTGCACGGGTGGGAATCCGGCATGGACAACTCGCCGCGCTGGGACCAGCCGTACACGGCCGTCGTTCCCGGCCCCGACCTGCCGCCGTACGTGCGCCTCGATCGGGAGCTGGTGCGGGACGGGGCCGAGCGCCCGACCGACCTGGAGTACGACCGCTACCTCTGGCTGATCGAGGAGATGCGTCGCGCCTCCTACGACCCGGTGAAGGTGTACGACACGTGCAGCTTCCTGGTGGCCGACGTTTTTGTCAGCGCGATCTTCGCGGTCGCGTCCGACGTCCTGGCCGACCTCGGTGAGGAGTTCGGGCAGCCGGCGGCGCACGTCGCCGAGCTGCGGACCTGGGCGGCCCGGTCGCGTGCGGCGGTCGCTGCCTCGTGCCACCCGGAGACCGGCCTGGCCCGGGACTTCGACCGGCGCACCGGTCAGTGGATCGACGTCGAGACCCTCGCCGGGTTCGCGCCGCTGATCTGTGGCGGTCTCGACGCCGACGCCGAGCGAGCACTGCTGGCGACGCTGCACGGGCCGCGGTGGGCCGGGCACCCCGAGCTGGTGGCCAAGGTGCCGCCGACGGTCTCGCCGGACTCCGCGGGCTTCAAGTCCCGCGAGTACTGGCGTGGTCCGCAGTGGCCGGTGGTCTCGTGGCTGTTCGGGTGGGCGCACGCCCGACACGGTCACACCGCTGCGGCGGCGACGCTCCGCACCGAGACGCTGAAGCTGGTCGGCGACGGCGCGTTCTCGGAGTACTACGAGCCGGTGACCGGCGAGGCGCTCGGCTCCCGGATGCAATCCTGGACCGCCGCCGTAATTCTGGACTGGTGCACGGCCCGCTGA
- a CDS encoding pentapeptide repeat-containing protein — protein sequence MPPTGIAPRPPQLDDDVLEPFDGPLDDEIDLYRNVLTGTYVGIAGRGEIATVRAEGADLSGTRFEPLDLSDVRIERSDLAGARWEGVSARRLAITDSRLVGWRLIASFVEDVLISGCRWDDGSLFVRRGKGSIVFRDCTFSGTTLRGDLSGIVFDDCDLQGAEFGADAARKCDLRTSRLAGAKGLTTLRGAMITTDQAIALADVLAIELGFTLA from the coding sequence GTGCCACCGACTGGGATCGCCCCTCGCCCGCCCCAGCTGGACGACGACGTCCTCGAGCCCTTCGACGGCCCGCTCGACGACGAGATCGACCTCTACCGCAACGTGCTGACCGGCACGTACGTCGGGATCGCCGGACGTGGCGAGATCGCGACGGTGCGGGCCGAGGGTGCCGACCTCTCCGGGACCAGGTTCGAGCCGCTCGACCTGAGCGACGTCCGGATCGAGCGCTCCGATCTCGCCGGCGCGCGCTGGGAAGGCGTCTCCGCCCGCCGGCTGGCGATCACCGACTCACGCCTGGTCGGCTGGCGCCTGATCGCCTCGTTCGTGGAGGACGTGCTGATCAGCGGCTGCCGGTGGGACGACGGCAGCCTGTTCGTACGCCGCGGCAAGGGCTCGATCGTGTTCCGGGACTGCACGTTCTCCGGCACCACTCTGCGCGGCGACCTCTCCGGCATCGTCTTCGACGACTGTGACCTGCAGGGCGCCGAGTTCGGCGCGGACGCCGCCCGCAAATGTGACCTGCGGACGTCCCGGCTGGCGGGCGCCAAGGGCCTGACGACGCTGCGAGGCGCCATGATCACGACCGACCAGGCCATCGCCCTGGCCGATGTGCTGGCAATAGAACTCGGCTTCACCCTCGCCTGA
- the efeU gene encoding iron uptake transporter permease EfeU, whose translation MFDYFFPNLLIGLREGLEAALVVSILVAYLVKTERRNRLPLVWAGVAAAIAVSVAFGALLTYAITGLDTFKQQELAGGFLSIVAVGLVTWMIFWMRRTARHLKADLTGKLEAAIAMGAGAVALMAFLAVAREGLETTLFFFSAAQQAESELGPLLGFLAGIVIAVALAFALYRGAVRINLGTFFTWTGALLVVVAAGIFSYGFHDLQEAEVLPGLNTLAFDVSAQVPPDSWYGTLLKGIFNFQPQTTVLQAIAWTAYLVPVLTFFLWPSRTKSPTAVAADGGDSRTTQVGDGAAVEASADDTSTKNSVTGAPTGS comes from the coding sequence ATGTTCGACTACTTCTTCCCGAACCTCCTCATCGGCCTCCGCGAGGGCCTGGAGGCCGCGCTCGTCGTCAGCATCCTCGTCGCCTACCTGGTGAAGACCGAGCGCCGCAACCGCCTCCCACTCGTCTGGGCAGGGGTCGCCGCCGCGATCGCCGTGTCGGTAGCGTTCGGCGCGCTGCTCACCTACGCCATCACCGGCCTGGACACGTTCAAGCAGCAGGAACTGGCCGGTGGTTTCCTGTCGATCGTCGCGGTCGGCTTGGTCACCTGGATGATCTTCTGGATGCGACGGACGGCCCGTCACCTCAAGGCCGACCTCACCGGAAAGCTCGAAGCGGCGATCGCGATGGGCGCGGGGGCGGTCGCGCTGATGGCGTTCCTGGCGGTGGCCCGCGAGGGCCTGGAGACCACGCTGTTCTTCTTCAGCGCCGCCCAGCAGGCGGAGAGCGAGCTCGGGCCGCTGCTCGGCTTCCTGGCCGGCATCGTGATCGCCGTCGCGCTGGCGTTCGCGCTGTACCGGGGCGCGGTCCGGATCAACCTGGGCACGTTCTTCACCTGGACGGGTGCGCTGCTGGTCGTCGTCGCCGCAGGCATCTTCTCCTACGGCTTCCACGACCTGCAGGAAGCGGAGGTCCTTCCCGGACTGAACACGCTGGCCTTCGACGTCAGCGCCCAGGTCCCGCCGGACAGTTGGTACGGCACCCTGCTCAAGGGCATCTTCAACTTCCAGCCGCAGACGACCGTGCTGCAGGCGATCGCCTGGACCGCGTACCTCGTCCCGGTGCTGACGTTCTTCCTCTGGCCCAGCCGGACGAAATCACCCACCGCGGTGGCCGCGGACGGCGGCGACTCGCGGACCACGCAGGTCGGGGACGGCGCCGCTGTCGAGGCGTCGGCCGACGACACGTCCACCAAGAACTCGGTGACGGGCGCTCCCACCGGATCCTGA
- the efeB gene encoding iron uptake transporter deferrochelatase/peroxidase subunit, with protein sequence MARTTEDGTGRIPAPDGTAAPAEATPEAPAAPQREPSQRGLSRRRLLGASAAGLAGLGAAAAGGYVVADARSGARSSGSDAAAAVPFYGVHQAGIVTPAQDRLHFVSFDITTTSRADLVDVLREWTKAAERMTAGEAAGDTGAVDGPIEAPPEDTGEALGLPASQLTLTIGFGPTMFDRRFGLAARRPPALVDLPAFPGDALDPARSGGDLAIQACAHDPQVAVHAVRNLARIGFGAVAVRWSQLGFGRTSSTSRDQATPRNLFGFKDGTRNLKAEDSALLEEQLWAAPGDGAPWMAGGSYLVARRMRMHIETWDRTPLSEQQAIFGRFKGTGAPTTSVDADDNEFDDFEFDTVTGASEPVIAMDAHTRLAHPDQNAGARLLRRGYNFVDGSDGLGRLDAGLFFLAYQRDPRKQFIPIQRNLARSDTMNEYVKHVGSAVFACPPGVRKGGYWGDTLFT encoded by the coding sequence ATGGCACGGACCACCGAGGACGGCACCGGCCGGATCCCCGCGCCGGACGGCACCGCCGCACCGGCGGAGGCCACACCCGAGGCTCCCGCCGCGCCGCAGCGAGAGCCGTCGCAGCGAGGGCTGTCGCGGCGACGACTCTTGGGCGCGAGCGCCGCCGGCCTGGCCGGGCTGGGTGCTGCGGCGGCCGGCGGTTACGTCGTCGCCGACGCGCGTTCGGGTGCGCGCTCCAGCGGCAGCGACGCCGCGGCGGCCGTTCCGTTCTACGGCGTCCACCAGGCGGGCATCGTCACGCCGGCGCAGGACCGGCTGCACTTCGTCAGCTTCGACATCACGACCACGAGCCGCGCCGACCTGGTCGACGTGCTGCGGGAGTGGACGAAGGCGGCCGAGCGGATGACGGCGGGGGAGGCGGCCGGCGACACCGGAGCGGTCGACGGGCCGATCGAGGCGCCGCCGGAGGACACCGGTGAGGCGCTCGGACTCCCGGCGTCGCAGTTGACGCTGACGATCGGGTTCGGCCCGACGATGTTCGACCGGCGGTTCGGCTTGGCGGCCCGACGCCCGCCCGCCCTCGTCGACCTGCCCGCGTTTCCGGGCGACGCCCTGGACCCGGCCCGCTCCGGCGGTGACCTCGCGATCCAGGCGTGCGCCCACGACCCGCAGGTGGCGGTGCACGCGGTGCGCAACCTCGCCCGCATCGGCTTCGGTGCGGTCGCGGTGCGCTGGTCGCAGCTCGGTTTCGGCCGGACGTCGTCGACCTCGCGCGACCAGGCCACGCCGCGGAACCTGTTCGGATTCAAGGACGGCACCCGGAACCTGAAGGCGGAGGATTCGGCGCTGCTCGAGGAGCAGCTCTGGGCCGCGCCGGGTGACGGCGCACCGTGGATGGCCGGCGGGTCGTACCTGGTGGCCCGGCGGATGCGGATGCACATCGAGACGTGGGACCGGACCCCGCTCTCCGAGCAGCAGGCGATCTTCGGCCGGTTCAAAGGCACCGGAGCGCCGACGACGAGCGTGGACGCCGACGACAACGAGTTCGACGACTTCGAGTTCGACACGGTGACCGGTGCGTCGGAGCCGGTGATCGCGATGGATGCGCACACCCGGCTGGCGCACCCGGACCAGAACGCCGGCGCGCGGCTGCTGCGCCGCGGCTACAACTTCGTGGACGGCTCGGACGGGCTGGGCCGTCTGGACGCGGGCCTGTTCTTCCTGGCCTACCAGCGGGACCCGCGGAAGCAGTTCATCCCGATCCAGCGGAACCTGGCCCGCTCGGACACGATGAACGAGTACGTGAAGCACGTCGGGAGTGCGGTGTTCGCGTGCCCGCCGGGTGTCCGGAAGGGCGGCTACTGGGGCGACACGCTCTTCACTTAA